The Chloroflexota bacterium genome includes the window GCGGCCGGGGCTTCATGCGCAGGCGGTTGGCAATCTTGTTGTAGGTCGTGACGCCGTGCATCAGCGGCTGCGCCCACCACGGCGGCGCGTACGGGTGCAGTGTCGCCTCCCGCAGCGCGTCGAGGAATCCCTGCGGTGTCCCGTCGAACTCCGGCATCTCCGTGTACGTGCACCCCAGCTCCCACGGGTGGTGCGAGTCGCTGACGGCGGTGACTGCGAGCCCATGCTCCTCGGCAGCGGCCCGAGCCCGCTCCTCCGCGCCCCGGAAGACGTTGCGCGCGTTGAACGCCTCGATGATGTCCGCGTGCGGCAGCACCTCGACCATCGCGTCCTCCGAGAGCACGCTGCTCCGCACGTTGTCGTACGGGTGAGGTATGGAGACCAGCCCGCCCTGCGCCTTGATCCGTTCCACAGTCTCCATCGGCGAGAGCCCGCGCGGCACCTCCTCCGTCAGGAACAGCCCCGTGATCTCCCCGTGCGTGCTCTTGACCTCCGACGCGACGATTACCGGGAACGGCGCGATCTTCGCAACCGCCTGCCCGCCGCGAATCGTGTTGTGGTCCGTCACCGCAATACACCCCAGCCCCATCTTCACGGCGCGCGCCACCAGCTTCTCCGGCGACGTCGCGCAGTCCCGCGAGTACCAGGTGTGCATATGGAAATCGCCGCGCATGGTCGTCTTTGCCTCTCAGTCACCGGCGTAGTCGCCTGCGCCATCCCCGCCGTTCGCCCTGAGGGAAATCGAAGGGAGTGAGCGGCGAGGGCCTACGCCTCGTACTCCTCTTCCTCGTCCTGCACGCCTTGTGCGTCGGACATGAACCGCATCTGCTCGCCCATCGAGGTCTGCAGCCGCGTGATCCGGAGCTCGGCCGCGCTGAGCAGCTCGTTGCAGACGCGCGCCAGCCGGGCGCCCTCGGCGTAGAGCCCCGTCGCCTCGTCGAGCGTCAGCCCGCCGGCCTCCAGCGCCTGCACCGTCTCCTCCAGCCGCTGGTACGCCGCCTCGAAGGTCAGCTGCTCCTCGGTCTCTCCGTCATTCTTCTTGGACGTCATCTTCCCCGCTCCCGGCCCTCGCGCTGGATACATGGAACCTGGGCAACAGATACAGGGCAAGTGTAGCACACGAGGACTTGGGGCCGATGCGGGGGCAGCCTATGGTGTGGCCGGTGCGGGCGCGGCGTCCGCTGGCGCGGGCTCCTTGAGGTTGACCAGGTACGCGACCACGGCCTCGTAGTCGTCGCCGAGGACGTCATTGAGTCCCGCGGTCATGAGCGGCGTGTAGTCGGGGGCGATGAAGGCGGCGGGGTCCTCGATGGACTGCCGGATGTACTCCTCGGCGCTGAGGCTCGTGCGGGTGGCCGCCACCGTGCCGATGTTGCTGAGCTCCGGCCCGATGGTGCCCGTCGTGCCGGCGTCCGCGACGGTGTGGCAGATGCCGCACGTCGTGACGAACGCTGCGGGCACGCCCTCGGGCGCTGCGGGGCCGCCCTCTCTGATGATGGGGACGATCATGCCCAAGGGAGGGAGTGGGCCGGGCTGCGCGACTACCGTGGGGCCCGGGTTGAAACACGCCGTCAACAATACGACGGCCCCTAACGCGAGGGCCAACACTGTCACGATGATGCGGGAAGGCATGCCCGGTCTCCAGTCCAAGTGCAGCATCACAGCACTATGTTACGACTTTCACACACGGGTGTCCAGATAGTCCGAAGATGATTTTTTGACACGGCACAACCTCTACGCTGACGCTTCTCCAGACCCCCAATCCCCCTCCACGCGCGCGCTGAACTCGCCGCGATGCAGCCGCACCCGGCGCACATGGCCTAAGATGATTGACCCATCACTTCTGAGCGGACCCAACCTGTAAACTCTTCAATTGGGCGCATTTCTGCCAGGCGCTTGGTCAGTTTGTGAGTTGTGCTTTGCCCTTCTGCCATCCGAACAAGCGATCCTGCTCCTCCCTCAGACACGACACCCTTCCGCCAAGCGCGGAATACAATGCTCTGAGGGGCTATGCCAAGGCACAGCAGATATTGGTATGTCCTGTCCAGCCGGATGTGATTGAACTGAAATGTGCCATTCGTTCCCAGCGATGCCGTCTTGACTTCAAACCTCTGACCGGCAATGAGCAGGTCTGTAGGTGTTACTCGAGTGCCCTGGCTTACCGGAATGCCTGCCTGCGACAGGAACCGCATGACGAAGTCTTCACCAATTTGTCCACGATTGGTGTTGCCGAGGCGGCGGTAGCCCTCCATTGGTGAATCTATCCAAATCGAGCGCGGCGTACGCTCGGCTATGATATCCACCATGAGACTTACGGGATCTATTGGGGAGGTTCCCATATAGGACTGCTTTCGCCTCGCTTCCAAAGTACAAGGAAATAGGAATGGTTTTTTCTTGCATGGACCTGCTTGACAGCTCGGCTGACGCCCGGCCGGTTGTTGCGCACTACCACAAAGAGGTCCTCGGCAACGAATCCAAGCCCCGCAAAGGTCTGCATCAGCTCAACGTGGGTAAATCGTTGCCGATTGGCGCATACCTCATCCTGGCACTTGACGATGAAGATCCCGCGTTCTCGAAGCACCCTGTAGGCTTCCGCGCCTGCACCCGCGTATAGC containing:
- a CDS encoding PHP domain-containing protein, encoding MRGDFHMHTWYSRDCATSPEKLVARAVKMGLGCIAVTDHNTIRGGQAVAKIAPFPVIVASEVKSTHGEITGLFLTEEVPRGLSPMETVERIKAQGGLVSIPHPYDNVRSSVLSEDAMVEVLPHADIIEAFNARNVFRGAEERARAAAEEHGLAVTAVSDSHHPWELGCTYTEMPEFDGTPQGFLDALREATLHPYAPPWWAQPLMHGVTTYNKIANRLRMKPRPRG
- the xseB gene encoding exodeoxyribonuclease VII small subunit, which codes for MTSKKNDGETEEQLTFEAAYQRLEETVQALEAGGLTLDEATGLYAEGARLARVCNELLSAAELRITRLQTSMGEQMRFMSDAQGVQDEEEEYEA
- a CDS encoding cytochrome c — translated: MPSRIIVTVLALALGAVVLLTACFNPGPTVVAQPGPLPPLGMIVPIIREGGPAAPEGVPAAFVTTCGICHTVADAGTTGTIGPELSNIGTVAATRTSLSAEEYIRQSIEDPAAFIAPDYTPLMTAGLNDVLGDDYEAVVAYLVNLKEPAPADAAPAPATP